From Anopheles arabiensis isolate DONGOLA chromosome 3, AaraD3, whole genome shotgun sequence, a single genomic window includes:
- the LOC120902187 gene encoding septin-2, translated as MAAADVAVMKNDLTRTLKQSGHVGFDSLPDQLVSKSVQNGFVFNIMCIGETGLGKSTLMDSLFNTNFESQPSPHTLPCVKLKAHTYELQESMVRLKLTICDTVGYGDQINKDDSFKSVVDYIDQQFEAYLQEELKIKRSLSTYHDSRTHICLYFICPTGHGLKSLDLVCMKMLDSKVNIIPIIAKADTISKTELAKFKAKINEELRANGVQIYQFPTDDESVAEVNTTMNSHIPFAVVGSTDFVRVGNKTVRARQYPWGTVQVENEAHCDFVKLREMLIRTNMEDMREKTHTRHYELYRQKRLEEMGFTDVDSDNKPVSFQQTFEAKRSNHLAELQAKEDEVRQMFVVRVKEKEAELKESEKELHAKFDKLKKDHAEEKRKLEESRKKLEEEFVEFNRRKSQMTAHHTLTLGKSKKK; from the exons AACGATCTTACTCGTACGCTGAAGCAATCGGGACACGTCGGATTCGACAGCCTGCCCGACCAGCTGGTCAGCAAGAGCGTTCAGAATGGGTTCGTGTTTAACATTATGTGCATCGGTGAGACGGGCCTGGGCAAATCGACGCTGATGGACTCGCTGTTCAACACGAATTTCGAATCGCAACCCAGCCCTCACACGCTCCCTTGCGTCAAGCTGAAGGCCCACACGTACGAGCTGCAGGAGAGCATGGTTCGGCTGAAG CTGACGATCTGCGACACGGTTGGTTACGGCGACCAGATCAATAAGGACGATTCCTTCAAGTCGGTAGTCGACTATATTGATCAGCAGTTCGAGGCGTACCTGCAGGAGGAGCTCAAGATCAAGCGCTCCCTGTCGACGTACCACGACAGCCGCACGCACATCTGTCTGTACTTCATCTGCCCGACCGGCCATGGGCTGAAGTCGCTCGATCTGGTCTGCATGAAGATGCTCGACTCGAAGGTGAACATCATACCGATCATCGCCAAGGCGGATACGATCTCGAAGACGGAGCTGGCCAAGTTCAAGGCGAAGATTAACGAGGAGTTGCGCGCGAACGGTGTCCAGATCTACCAGTTCCCGACCGACGACGAATCGGTGGCGGAGGTGAACACCACCATGAACTCGCACATCCCGTTTGCCGTCGTGGGCAGTACGGACTTTGTGCGCGTCGGCAACAAAACGGTGCGGGCTCGCCAGTACCCGTGGGGTACGGTGCAGGTGGAGAACGAAGCGCACTGCGACTTTGTAAAGCTGCGCGAAATGCTTATCCGCACCAACATGGAGGATATGCGCGAGAAGACGCACACGCGCCACTACGAGCTGTACCGGCAGAAGCGGCTGGAGGAGATGGGCTTCACCGATGTGGACAGCGATAACAAGCCGGTCTCGTTCCAGCAAACGTTTGAGGCGAAGCGTAGCAACCATTTGGCCGAGCTGCAGGCGAAGGAGGACGAGGTGCGTCAGATGTTTGTGGTGCGCGTCAAGGAGAAGGAGGCGGAGTTGAAGGAGAGCGAAAAGGAG CTCCATGCCAAATTCGACAAGCTGAAGAAGGACCATGCCGAGGAGAAGCGCAAGCTGGAGGAGTCGCGCAAAAAGCTGGAGGAAGAGTTCGTCGAGTTTAACCGGCGCAAGTCGCAGATGACGGCACACCACACGCTGACGCTGGGCaagagcaaaaagaaatga